One genomic segment of Thalassospiraceae bacterium LMO-SO8 includes these proteins:
- the ftsA gene encoding cell division protein FtsA gives MNKPLGNAKPRSGLIAALDLGSSKVTCVIARLATGVSSNQMTARVVGIGHQKSHGLKSGSVIDLEAAEATIRATVEVAESMVGENIHKVFVNLSCGKPKSKLVAHEAEIGGREIEEADLYRVLTADQVTAGTPADREMIHSIPVGYSVDDNRGVRDPRGMYGSRLGANVHLVTAQRGPVKNLRTVIDRCQLEIDAMVATPFASALACLVDDERQLGTTCIDIGGGVTSLAIFCDGELVHTDVIPLGGGHMTNDIARGLSTPLESAERMKTLFGCVIPSPSDDAEMITVPLIGEDKEAAQTQVPRSVLVGIVRPRAEEIMELVRDRLAASGFDKAIGQRVVLTGGASQLSGLAELAGDVLGRQVRLARPRGVEGLSEAVSGPGFATSVGLIRYAVENPLEVAGGDFQPIKERSGAFGRFGQWLRENF, from the coding sequence ATGAACAAACCATTGGGAAATGCAAAACCGCGCAGCGGACTGATCGCGGCCCTGGACTTGGGTTCGTCCAAGGTCACCTGCGTGATCGCGCGCCTGGCCACGGGCGTGTCGAGCAACCAGATGACGGCGCGGGTCGTCGGCATCGGCCATCAGAAATCCCACGGCCTGAAGTCGGGCAGCGTGATCGACCTGGAGGCCGCCGAGGCGACCATCCGCGCCACGGTCGAGGTCGCCGAGTCCATGGTCGGCGAAAACATTCACAAGGTCTTCGTCAACCTGTCCTGCGGCAAGCCCAAATCGAAGCTGGTTGCCCATGAAGCGGAAATCGGCGGCCGTGAGATCGAAGAGGCGGATTTGTACCGCGTTCTGACGGCCGATCAGGTCACCGCCGGCACCCCGGCCGACCGGGAGATGATCCATTCCATCCCCGTCGGCTATTCGGTCGATGACAACCGCGGCGTGCGCGATCCGCGCGGCATGTACGGTTCGCGCCTGGGCGCCAATGTGCATCTGGTGACGGCGCAACGGGGCCCGGTCAAGAACCTGCGCACGGTGATCGACCGCTGCCAGCTTGAGATCGACGCCATGGTGGCGACGCCCTTCGCCTCTGCCCTGGCCTGTTTGGTCGACGACGAACGTCAGCTCGGCACCACCTGCATCGACATCGGCGGCGGCGTCACATCGCTGGCCATCTTTTGCGACGGCGAACTGGTCCATACGGACGTTATTCCGCTCGGCGGCGGCCACATGACCAACGACATCGCGCGCGGCCTGTCGACGCCCCTGGAAAGCGCCGAACGGATGAAGACGCTGTTCGGCTGCGTCATTCCGTCGCCGTCCGACGATGCGGAAATGATCACCGTGCCGTTGATCGGCGAAGACAAGGAAGCGGCCCAGACGCAGGTGCCGCGGTCGGTCCTGGTCGGCATCGTCCGGCCCCGGGCCGAGGAAATCATGGAACTGGTGCGCGACCGTCTGGCGGCCAGCGGGTTCGACAAGGCCATCGGCCAGCGCGTGGTGCTGACCGGCGGGGCGAGCCAGCTGTCCGGATTGGCGGAACTCGCCGGAGACGTGCTCGGCCGTCAGGTTCGCCTGGCCCGGCCGCGCGGGGTCGAGGGGCTATCGGAAGCGGTTTCGGGGCCGGGGTTCGCAACCTCGGTCGGGTTGATCCGCTATGCGGTGGAAAACCCCTTGGAGGTGGCTGGGGGCGATTTTCAGCCGATCAAGGAACGCAGTGGCGCCTTCGGGCGGTTCGGCCAGTGGCTGCGGGAGAACTTCTGA
- a CDS encoding outer membrane protein assembly factor BamD: MRPDTADHPPMRISDRIRILIPVLAVSLAVSACSIFEDDKPAYVEKPVDELYNRGVDQMGDRKFADAALTFEEVERQHPYSVWATKAQIMAAYGYYKSNNYQEAVAALDRFIQLHPTHEDVGYAYYLKGLAYYEQISDVTRDQQMTTLALQSLKEVVTRFPDSKFARDAKFKMELTYDHLAGKEMEIGRYYHNQHQYLAAINRFRAVVDKYQTTTHVPEALHRLTEAYLALGLKDEARKTASVLGHNFPGSEWYMDSYEMLTGEQVRPQAAEEKAWYDRLKFW, from the coding sequence TTGAGACCTGACACAGCAGATCATCCGCCGATGCGCATATCCGACCGGATCAGAATCCTCATTCCCGTCCTGGCGGTATCGCTGGCCGTTTCCGCCTGCTCGATCTTCGAGGACGACAAGCCCGCCTACGTGGAAAAGCCCGTGGACGAGTTGTACAACCGCGGCGTCGATCAAATGGGCGACCGTAAGTTCGCCGATGCGGCGCTGACCTTCGAAGAGGTCGAGCGCCAGCACCCCTATTCGGTCTGGGCCACCAAGGCGCAGATCATGGCGGCCTACGGTTATTACAAGTCGAACAATTATCAGGAAGCCGTCGCGGCGCTCGACCGCTTCATTCAGCTGCATCCGACCCACGAGGACGTGGGTTATGCCTACTATCTGAAGGGCCTGGCCTATTACGAGCAGATCTCCGACGTCACCCGCGACCAGCAGATGACGACCCTGGCGCTGCAAAGCCTGAAGGAAGTCGTCACCCGCTTCCCCGATTCGAAGTTCGCCCGTGACGCCAAGTTCAAGATGGAATTGACCTATGACCATCTGGCGGGCAAGGAGATGGAGATTGGCCGCTACTACCACAACCAGCACCAGTATTTGGCCGCCATCAACCGCTTCCGCGCCGTCGTCGACAAGTATCAGACGACGACCCACGTGCCCGAGGCCCTGCACCGCCTGACCGAGGCCTATCTCGCCCTCGGCCTCAAGGACGAGGCGCGCAAGACCGCCTCGGTCCTGGGCCATAACTTCCCGGGCAGTGAGTGGTACATGGATTCCTACGAAATGCTCACGGGCGAGCAGGTCCGGCCCCAGGCGGCGGAAGAGAAGGCCTGGTACGACCGTTTGAAGTTCTGGTAA
- the murB gene encoding UDP-N-acetylmuramate dehydrogenase, translated as MMAARYDTTLFDRLPPVRGRLTANAALAGFSWFRVGGPAEVLFEPADTDDLAAFMANLPAGVPVTVIGVASNLLVRDGGVAGVVIRLGKAFADISIDGDTVTAGAGAMDVNVARAARDAGLAGLEFLIGIPGTVGGALRMNAGAYGAEVSDIFAAAWAVTGRGEVAALSPADMAFAYRHCGQPEDVIFTRATFRATPGDVDAISQRMAEIQKARGDTQPVKSRTGGSTFANPSSGGKGGHKAWELIDEAGCRGLTRGGAQVSPQHCNFLINTGNATAADLEGLGEEVRRRVLEETGVELHWEIRRIGVPSLPKAREVTP; from the coding sequence ATGATGGCGGCGCGCTACGATACGACGTTGTTCGACCGGCTGCCGCCCGTACGGGGCCGGCTGACGGCCAATGCCGCGCTGGCGGGGTTCTCCTGGTTCCGCGTCGGCGGCCCGGCCGAGGTTCTGTTCGAACCCGCGGACACCGACGACCTTGCCGCCTTCATGGCGAACCTTCCCGCCGGCGTGCCGGTCACGGTGATCGGCGTGGCATCCAATCTTCTGGTTCGCGACGGCGGTGTCGCCGGTGTGGTGATCCGTCTGGGCAAGGCCTTTGCGGATATTTCCATCGATGGCGACACGGTCACCGCCGGGGCCGGTGCCATGGACGTCAACGTGGCCCGCGCGGCGCGCGACGCGGGTCTTGCGGGGCTTGAATTCCTGATCGGCATTCCGGGCACGGTGGGCGGTGCCTTGCGCATGAACGCCGGGGCCTACGGCGCCGAAGTTTCCGATATTTTCGCGGCCGCATGGGCAGTGACCGGCAGGGGAGAGGTTGCGGCCCTCTCCCCGGCCGACATGGCCTTCGCCTATCGTCACTGCGGCCAGCCCGAGGACGTGATCTTCACCCGGGCGACGTTCCGGGCCACGCCCGGCGACGTCGATGCCATTTCACAACGCATGGCCGAGATTCAGAAAGCGCGGGGCGATACCCAGCCCGTGAAATCGCGCACGGGCGGGTCGACCTTCGCCAATCCGTCATCTGGTGGAAAAGGGGGCCATAAGGCCTGGGAGCTGATCGACGAGGCCGGCTGCCGTGGCCTGACGCGGGGCGGGGCCCAGGTGTCGCCGCAGCATTGCAACTTCCTGATCAACACGGGCAACGCCACGGCGGCGGACCTGGAGGGTCTGGGCGAGGAAGTGCGTCGGCGGGTGCTCGAGGAAACCGGCGTCGAACTGCACTGGGAAATCCGCCGCATCGGCGTGCCGTCCCTGCCCAAGGCGCGGGAGGTCACGCCATGA
- the ftsZ gene encoding cell division protein FtsZ, which translates to MTIKITVPEDHDAPELKPRISVIGVGGAGGNAVNNMIAANLEGCDFIVANTDAQAIKGSKADRRIQLGTGVTKGLGAGSKPEVGKAAAEESISEILDELHQSNMVFIAAGMGGGTGTGAAPVIAKAAREHGILTVGVVTKPFQFEGSHRMRLAEQGLDELAGYVDTLIIIPNQNLFRVANEKTTFADAFKMADDVLYSGVRSITDLMVMPGLINLDFADVQSVMQGMGRAMMGTGEAAGERRALDAAEAAISNPLLDDASMRGARGVLINITGGEDITLFEVDEAANRVRAEVDEDAYIIIGSAFDQSMEGTMRVSVVATGLEAAEGEQPSHLHILNQAQRIAPVRVPRPEEEPKAAQPAIVTMRNEPVPAPEPAPEITDDVAESAADSFDSEPMDAVAEADAEPMDSLPEVAEAAPAELQPRVPAAMPGAGNVESFIPQRAVEVEDDDTLDGPAAGADPFEVAAMVNGSHAEDDAPRMGGLLRRPKKEGGGLSLFERVTGTGRAKKPEETAVSEPAPAAQPAAVSERGTIDALIRSRAATPQAAENPAPAPVQAPAPVQAAPVQSAPKAPLGGVDPADRLPSADTEDDLLDIPAFLRRQAN; encoded by the coding sequence ATGACCATTAAAATTACAGTACCGGAAGATCACGACGCGCCCGAATTGAAACCTCGGATCAGCGTGATCGGCGTCGGCGGGGCCGGTGGCAACGCCGTCAACAATATGATCGCGGCCAATCTTGAAGGCTGCGACTTCATCGTCGCCAACACGGACGCCCAGGCCATCAAGGGCTCGAAGGCCGACCGCCGCATCCAACTCGGCACCGGCGTGACGAAAGGTCTCGGCGCTGGGTCCAAGCCGGAAGTCGGCAAGGCCGCCGCCGAGGAATCGATCAGCGAGATCCTTGACGAGTTGCACCAGTCCAACATGGTGTTCATCGCCGCCGGCATGGGCGGCGGGACGGGCACCGGCGCCGCGCCGGTGATCGCCAAGGCCGCGCGCGAGCACGGCATCCTGACGGTCGGCGTGGTGACCAAGCCCTTCCAGTTCGAGGGCAGCCACCGCATGCGTCTGGCCGAACAGGGCCTGGACGAACTGGCGGGATACGTCGATACCTTGATCATCATCCCCAACCAGAACCTGTTCCGTGTCGCCAACGAAAAGACGACCTTCGCCGACGCCTTCAAGATGGCGGACGACGTTCTGTATTCGGGCGTGCGCTCGATCACCGACCTGATGGTGATGCCGGGCCTCATCAACCTGGATTTCGCCGACGTGCAATCGGTCATGCAGGGCATGGGCCGGGCCATGATGGGCACGGGCGAGGCGGCCGGCGAACGCCGGGCCCTCGACGCGGCGGAAGCGGCCATTTCCAACCCGCTTCTGGACGACGCCTCCATGCGGGGCGCGCGCGGCGTGCTGATCAACATCACGGGCGGCGAGGACATCACGCTGTTCGAGGTCGATGAAGCCGCCAACCGGGTCCGCGCCGAAGTGGACGAAGACGCCTATATCATCATCGGTTCCGCCTTCGACCAATCCATGGAGGGCACCATGCGGGTGTCCGTCGTGGCCACGGGTCTGGAGGCCGCCGAAGGCGAACAGCCGTCGCACCTGCATATCCTGAACCAGGCCCAGCGCATCGCGCCGGTCCGCGTGCCCCGGCCTGAGGAAGAGCCGAAGGCCGCCCAGCCGGCCATCGTCACCATGCGTAACGAGCCGGTCCCGGCACCCGAGCCGGCCCCCGAAATCACCGACGACGTCGCCGAATCGGCCGCCGATTCGTTCGATTCCGAGCCCATGGACGCGGTCGCCGAAGCCGACGCCGAGCCCATGGACAGCCTGCCGGAAGTCGCCGAAGCGGCCCCGGCGGAACTGCAGCCCCGGGTTCCGGCGGCCATGCCGGGCGCGGGCAACGTGGAATCCTTCATTCCGCAGCGCGCCGTCGAGGTCGAAGACGACGACACCCTGGACGGTCCTGCTGCCGGTGCCGACCCCTTCGAAGTGGCGGCCATGGTCAACGGATCCCACGCCGAGGATGACGCGCCCAGGATGGGCGGGTTGCTGCGGCGGCCCAAGAAGGAAGGCGGCGGCCTGTCGCTGTTCGAACGGGTCACCGGCACCGGACGGGCCAAAAAACCCGAGGAAACCGCCGTTTCCGAACCTGCCCCGGCGGCACAACCGGCGGCGGTGTCCGAGCGGGGCACCATCGACGCCCTGATTCGGTCGCGCGCGGCGACCCCGCAAGCGGCGGAAAATCCCGCCCCGGCCCCCGTTCAGGCCCCGGCTCCGGTGCAGGCGGCCCCGGTTCAGTCGGCTCCCAAAGCGCCTTTGGGCGGGGTCGATCCGGCCGATCGGCTGCCCTCGGCGGACACGGAAGATGACCTTTTGGACATTCCGGCCTTCCTCCGCCGTCAGGCCAACTGA
- a CDS encoding D-alanine--D-alanine ligase, whose product MTGHVAVLMGGWSAEREVSLVSGAACAKALQDAGYQVTTIDVQRDVGALITRLYPRPDAVFNALHGRFGEDGCIQGLLDILGIPYTHSGVLASAVAMDKPMAKRLFAAEGIPVADHVVTTIEAARAKEPMARPYVAKPMNEGSSVGVHIVREGDNEPPFEGSGWSYGEEVMIERYIPGRELTVSVMGGKALAVTEITTARGFYDYDAKYANGGSIHVIPAEVDKGVYDQAMDLSERAFKAIGCRGVARTDFRYDGDTLYMLEINTQPGMTPTSLVPEQAAHAGLSFQDLVVWMVEQAECD is encoded by the coding sequence ATGACCGGCCACGTCGCCGTGCTGATGGGTGGCTGGTCCGCCGAACGCGAGGTTTCCCTGGTGTCGGGTGCTGCCTGCGCCAAGGCCTTGCAGGACGCCGGGTATCAGGTCACGACCATCGACGTGCAGCGCGACGTCGGCGCGCTGATCACGCGCCTCTACCCGCGCCCGGACGCCGTGTTCAACGCCCTGCACGGCCGCTTCGGCGAGGACGGCTGTATCCAGGGCCTGCTCGACATTCTGGGCATCCCCTATACCCATTCGGGCGTACTGGCCTCCGCCGTCGCCATGGACAAGCCCATGGCCAAACGCCTGTTCGCGGCCGAGGGCATCCCCGTCGCCGACCATGTCGTCACCACCATCGAAGCGGCCCGCGCCAAGGAGCCCATGGCCCGGCCCTATGTCGCCAAACCCATGAACGAAGGGTCCAGCGTCGGTGTGCATATCGTCCGCGAGGGCGATAACGAGCCGCCGTTCGAGGGATCGGGGTGGAGCTACGGCGAGGAAGTGATGATCGAGCGCTATATCCCCGGGCGTGAGTTGACCGTCTCGGTGATGGGCGGCAAGGCCCTGGCGGTCACCGAAATCACCACCGCGCGCGGGTTCTACGACTATGACGCCAAGTACGCCAACGGCGGGTCGATCCACGTGATCCCCGCCGAGGTCGACAAGGGCGTCTACGACCAGGCGATGGACCTGTCCGAACGCGCGTTCAAGGCGATCGGCTGCCGCGGCGTGGCGCGGACCGATTTCCGCTACGACGGCGACACCCTCTACATGCTGGAAATCAATACCCAACCGGGCATGACGCCCACGTCCCTGGTGCCGGAACAGGCCGCCCATGCGGGCCTGTCCTTCCAGGACCTGGTCGTCTGGATGGTTGAACAGGCGGAGTGCGATTGA
- the lpxC gene encoding UDP-3-O-acyl-N-acetylglucosamine deacetylase — protein sequence MGLITVGQKDQQTKASFKEAVRQRTLKEAVSLTGIGLHSGAPVTLTLHPAPADYGIHFHRTDLSENGAVAARWDCVSDTRMCSALANDQGVSVGTVEHLMAALAGCGIDNVRIELDGPEVPVMDGSSQHFVDIIRAAGVVALVADRRVIRVLKPVSVETDQGRAELTPSPVFSVDFEIEFKSQAIRRQHLRLGVVNGAFCKELANARTFGFMHEVEAMQKAGLARGGSLDNAIVIDGDKVLNDGGLRHDDEFVRHKALDAIGDLYLAGGQIIGAYRAERAGHAINNALLRKLFADPDAWCYDVLRGDESKTAMDGGIKAEAALA from the coding sequence ATGGGTTTGATCACCGTCGGCCAGAAAGACCAGCAGACCAAAGCATCGTTTAAGGAAGCCGTTCGTCAGCGAACCTTGAAGGAAGCGGTGTCCCTGACCGGGATCGGTCTGCATTCCGGCGCGCCGGTCACCCTGACCCTGCATCCCGCCCCGGCCGATTACGGCATTCATTTCCATCGCACGGACTTGTCCGAAAACGGCGCCGTCGCCGCGCGCTGGGACTGTGTCTCTGACACCCGCATGTGTTCCGCCCTGGCCAACGACCAGGGCGTGTCCGTGGGCACGGTCGAACACCTGATGGCGGCCCTGGCCGGCTGCGGGATCGACAACGTGCGGATCGAATTGGACGGCCCGGAAGTGCCCGTCATGGATGGCAGCTCTCAGCATTTCGTCGATATCATCCGCGCCGCCGGCGTGGTGGCGCTTGTCGCCGACCGCCGCGTGATCCGCGTTCTCAAGCCGGTTTCCGTGGAAACCGACCAGGGCCGCGCCGAGCTGACCCCGTCGCCGGTGTTCTCGGTCGATTTCGAGATTGAATTCAAAAGCCAGGCGATCCGCCGCCAGCATCTGCGGCTCGGCGTCGTCAATGGTGCTTTCTGCAAGGAATTGGCGAATGCGCGGACCTTCGGCTTCATGCACGAGGTCGAAGCCATGCAGAAGGCCGGTCTGGCCCGCGGCGGCTCCCTCGACAACGCCATCGTCATCGACGGCGATAAGGTTCTGAACGACGGCGGTCTGCGCCACGACGACGAATTCGTGCGCCACAAGGCCCTGGACGCGATCGGCGACCTGTACCTGGCCGGCGGCCAGATCATCGGCGCCTACCGGGCCGAACGGGCGGGGCACGCCATCAACAACGCGCTGCTGCGCAAGCTGTTCGCCGATCCGGACGCCTGGTGCTACGACGTTCTGCGCGGCGACGAATCGAAGACCGCCATGGACGGCGGCATCAAGGCGGAAGCCGCCCTCGCCTGA
- a CDS encoding FtsQ-type POTRA domain-containing protein: MAEKKTEANDTQAAGNRRARKPGAPRKRVLRGQVSRAVGVGALVAVLAGAGGGGWWVWSNDVVPQLYTKAQTWTVDQTAEVGLRIDDIFVTGRSQTTRDDLLAALRLTRGAPIFGFDPDEARERVEKLPWVKRAVVERMLPGTVMLHIEERSPLALWQNKGVFHLIDDEGVVILNTGLERFSDLPIVVGPEAPRHARALLETLKAEPDLMNQVRAAVWVSGRRWTLTLENGIDVQLPEDDPGGAWLRLAEYERQHKVLDRDVEVLDLRLPDRLIVRKAAKPRPPRKPKGQET, from the coding sequence ATGGCCGAAAAGAAGACCGAAGCGAACGACACCCAGGCGGCGGGCAATCGCCGCGCGCGTAAACCGGGCGCGCCCAGAAAGCGCGTGCTGCGCGGGCAGGTGAGCCGCGCCGTCGGCGTGGGTGCCTTGGTCGCCGTGCTGGCCGGCGCGGGCGGTGGCGGATGGTGGGTGTGGTCCAACGACGTCGTGCCGCAGTTGTACACCAAGGCCCAGACCTGGACGGTCGATCAGACGGCCGAGGTCGGCTTGCGCATCGACGACATCTTCGTCACCGGGCGCTCGCAGACCACGCGCGACGACCTTTTGGCCGCGCTCAGGCTGACCCGGGGGGCGCCGATCTTCGGCTTCGATCCGGACGAAGCCCGCGAGCGGGTTGAGAAACTGCCCTGGGTCAAGCGCGCGGTGGTCGAACGCATGCTGCCGGGCACGGTGATGTTGCATATCGAGGAACGCTCCCCGCTCGCCCTTTGGCAGAACAAGGGGGTGTTTCACCTGATCGACGACGAAGGGGTGGTGATCCTCAACACGGGGTTGGAGCGGTTCTCCGACCTGCCCATCGTGGTCGGCCCCGAAGCGCCCCGCCATGCCAGGGCGCTTTTGGAAACGCTCAAGGCCGAACCGGATTTGATGAACCAGGTGCGGGCGGCTGTCTGGGTGTCCGGGCGTCGTTGGACGCTGACCCTGGAAAACGGCATCGACGTGCAGCTGCCCGAGGACGACCCCGGCGGCGCCTGGCTGCGGCTGGCGGAGTACGAACGCCAGCACAAGGTTCTGGACCGTGACGTGGAGGTTCTCGACCTGCGCCTGCCGGACCGCCTGATCGTACGCAAGGCCGCCAAGCCGCGCCCACCCCGAAAGCCCAAAGGCCAAGAAACGTGA
- the murC gene encoding UDP-N-acetylmuramate--L-alanine ligase — protein MRALPLDIGTLHFVGIGGIGMSGIAEVLHSLGYSVQGSDIADSANVKRLRDMGIDVHVGHDAANLGQAQVVVVSSAVKPDNPEVVAARQNLIPVVRRAEMLGELMRLKWSIAVGGTHGKTTTTSLVSAVLDGAGLDPTVINGGIINAYGTNARLGTGDWLVAEADESDGTFLKLPSTIAVVTNIDPEHMEHYGDFETLKRAFVQFVENIPFYGFAVLCIDHAEVQNLIPRVSDRRVVTYGFSPQADVRAVNMTPGLDGIAFDAVIRDRKTGETREIADLHLPMYGQHNVQNALAAIAIANEMMLSDADVARALAKFGGVKRRFTRTGTVGGITVIDDYGHHPVEISAVLAAARDATNGKVIAVVQPHRYTRLRDLFEDFCTCFNDADAVVVAPVYAAGEAPIEGIDRDSLVEGLKVHGHRKVIALDAPEDLARITLDLAKSGDFVVCLGAGTITAWANALPEQLQELGGGLREIPGGSKSGEISA, from the coding sequence ATGAGAGCGCTTCCCCTCGACATCGGCACCCTGCATTTCGTCGGCATCGGCGGCATCGGCATGAGCGGCATCGCCGAGGTTCTGCATTCCCTGGGATATTCCGTCCAGGGGTCGGACATCGCCGACAGCGCCAACGTGAAACGCCTGCGCGATATGGGCATCGACGTCCATGTCGGCCATGACGCGGCGAACCTGGGACAGGCCCAGGTCGTGGTCGTGTCGTCCGCCGTGAAACCCGACAATCCCGAGGTCGTGGCCGCGCGCCAGAACCTGATCCCCGTCGTTCGCCGCGCCGAAATGCTGGGCGAACTGATGCGCCTGAAATGGTCGATCGCCGTCGGCGGCACCCATGGCAAGACCACGACAACCTCGCTGGTATCTGCCGTGCTGGACGGTGCCGGGCTCGACCCCACGGTCATCAACGGCGGCATCATCAATGCCTACGGCACCAATGCCCGTTTGGGCACCGGCGACTGGCTGGTGGCCGAGGCCGATGAAAGCGACGGCACCTTCCTGAAACTGCCGTCGACCATCGCCGTGGTCACCAACATCGACCCGGAACACATGGAACATTACGGCGACTTCGAAACACTCAAGCGCGCCTTCGTGCAGTTCGTCGAAAACATCCCGTTCTACGGCTTCGCGGTGCTGTGCATCGACCATGCCGAGGTTCAGAACCTGATCCCCCGGGTGTCCGACCGCCGCGTCGTGACCTACGGCTTCAGCCCCCAGGCCGACGTGCGCGCCGTCAACATGACGCCGGGCCTGGACGGCATCGCCTTCGACGCCGTGATCCGTGACCGCAAGACCGGCGAGACCCGCGAGATCGCCGACCTGCACCTGCCCATGTACGGCCAGCACAACGTGCAGAACGCCCTGGCGGCCATCGCCATCGCCAATGAAATGATGTTGTCCGATGCCGACGTGGCGCGGGCCCTGGCCAAGTTCGGCGGCGTCAAGCGGCGCTTCACCCGCACCGGCACGGTCGGCGGCATCACCGTGATCGACGACTACGGCCACCATCCTGTGGAAATTTCCGCCGTCCTGGCCGCCGCCCGCGACGCCACCAACGGCAAGGTCATCGCCGTGGTGCAACCGCATCGCTACACCCGCCTGCGCGACCTGTTCGAGGATTTTTGCACCTGCTTCAACGATGCCGATGCCGTGGTCGTCGCCCCCGTCTATGCGGCGGGCGAGGCGCCGATCGAGGGCATCGACCGGGATTCCCTGGTCGAGGGACTGAAGGTCCACGGCCACCGCAAGGTGATTGCCTTGGACGCCCCCGAGGACCTGGCCCGCATCACCCTGGATCTTGCGAAAAGCGGCGACTTCGTTGTCTGCCTGGGCGCCGGCACGATCACGGCCTGGGCCAACGCCCTGCCGGAACAGCTTCAGGAACTGGGCGGCGGGCTGCGTGAAATTCCCGGCGGCAGCAAGAGCGGGGAGATCAGCGCATGA